A single region of the Vespula pensylvanica isolate Volc-1 chromosome 8, ASM1446617v1, whole genome shotgun sequence genome encodes:
- the LOC122631046 gene encoding uncharacterized protein LOC122631046, producing the protein MFFSRFIRKLDPATKEKIRLRLAMLYAAIAWNGFAIGIYMISNRHRESPGVPKGFTRILGSQTEESQVIRIKGFNVVERTVYDKKQLNEIRQNIINPPNTANDDDDDDDSDF; encoded by the exons ATGtttttttcacgttttatTAGAAAGCTAGATCCagcaacaaaagaaaaaataagattgaGATTAGCTATGCTTTATGCAGCAATAGCTTGGAATGGATTTGCAattggtatatatatgatatctaATAGACATCGTGAATCTCCTGGCGTACCGAAAG gTTTCACTAGAATACTTGGTTCTCAAACAGAGGAAAGTCAAGTCATTCGGATTAAAGGATTTAATGTTGTAGAAAGAACTGTATATGATAAAAAGCAACTTAATGAAATTCGtcagaatattataaatcctCCTAATACTgctaatgatgatgatgatgatgatgattcagacttctaa